In Prunus dulcis chromosome 1, ALMONDv2, whole genome shotgun sequence, the following are encoded in one genomic region:
- the LOC117615792 gene encoding uncharacterized sugar kinase slr0537 isoform X2, which produces MGAEALPVTANSNNNCSGGEAPLVLGLQASALVDHVARVDWSLLDQLPGERGGSIPVAIEELEHILGEVKTHIISSPDDSLPMKTIAGGSVANTIRGLSSGFGISCGIIGACGDDEQGQLFVSNMSSHAVSLSRLRMKKGPTAQCVCLVDALGNRTMRPCLSSAVKLHPQADDLTRADFKGCKWLLLRDGIINLEVIQAAIRIAKQEGLFVSMDLASFEMVRNFRSPLLQLLESGGIDLCFANEDEATELLRCTEGEQKADPEAALEFLAKHCRWAVVTLGPNGCIAKHGKEIVRVPAIGKANAVDATGAGDLFASGFLYGLVKGLSLEECCKVGSCSGGSVIRSLGGEVTPENWQWMYKQMQTKGLTLPDIPK; this is translated from the exons ATGGGAGCAGAAGCCTTGCCCGTCACCGCCAACTCCAACAACAACTGCAGCGGAGGCGAGGCTCCTCTGGTATTGGGACTACAGGCATCCGCCCTCGTCGACCATGTGGCCCGCGTCGATTGGTCCTTGCTCGATCAACTCCCAGGCGAGCGCGGTGGCTCCATTCCT gttgcAATTGAAGAGCTTGAGCACATACTGGGTGAGGTGAAGACCCATATTATCTCATCCCCTGATGATTCCTTGCCCATGAAAACAATAGCCGGGGGCAGTGTAGCCAATACTATCAGAGGGCTGAGTTCTGGGTTCGGAATCTCCTGTGGAATAATTGGTGCCTGTGGGGATGATGAGCAAGGCCAGTTATTTGTCAGTAACATGAGCTCTCATGCTGTGAGCCTCTCAAGATTGAGGATGAAAAAGGGACCCACAGCTCAG TGCGTTTGCTTGGTTGATGCCTTGGGCAATCGTACAATGCGTCCCTGTCTCTCAAGTGCTGTGAAACTTCACCCTCAG GCAGATGACTTGACAAGAGCGGATTTTAAGGGCTGTAAG TGGCTGTTGTTGAGGGATGGTATTATCAATTTGGAAGTGATTCAAGCTGCTATACGGATTGCCAAACAAGAGGGGCTTTTTGTGTCCATGGACTTGGCTAGCTTTGAG ATGGTTCGCAACTTTAGATCACCTCTTCTGCAGTTGCTGGAGTCAGGGGGCATAGACCTCTGCTTTGCTAATGAGGATGAAGCAACAGAGTTGCTAAG ATGCACTGAGGGTGAACAAAAAGCTGATCCTGAGGCTGCACTTGAATTTCTGGCAAAACATTGCCGATGGGCAGTGGTGACGTTAGGCCCCAATGGATGCATTGCAAAGCACGGAAAAGAG ATTGTGAGAGTTCCAGCCATAGGGAAAGCCAATGCAGTGGATGCCACAGGAGCAGGAGACCTGTTTGCAAGTGGATTTTTGTATGGATTGGTGAAGGGACTATCTCTGGAGGAATGCTGCAAAGTGGGATCATGCAGTGGCGGATCTGTTATTCGCTCTCTCGGGGGCGAGGTCACCCCTGAGAATTGGCAATGGATGTACAAGCAGATGCAGACCAAGGGCCTCACTCTTCCTGATATCCCCaaatga
- the LOC117614368 gene encoding gamma carbonic anhydrase 1, mitochondrial encodes MGTLGRVIYTVGFWIRETGQAVDRLGSRLQGSYYFKEQLSRHRTLMNIFDKAPVVDKDVFVAPSASVIGDVQVGRGSSIWYGCVLRGDVNNIVVGSGTNIQDNSLVHVAKSNLSGKVLPTIIGDNVTVGHSAVIHGCTVEDEAFVGMGATLLDGVVVEKHAMVAAGALVRQNTRIPSGEVWGGNPAKFLRKLTDEEKAFISQSATNYTNLAQVHAAENGKSFDEIEFEKVLRKKFARRDEEYDSMLGVVREIPPELILPDNVLPDKAPKDQK; translated from the exons ATGGGGACTTTAGGAAGAGTAATATACACCGTCGGATTCTGGATTAGGGAGACAGGTCAGGCAGTTGATCGCCTCGGCAGCCGCCTCCAAGGCAGCTACTACTTCAAAGAGCAGC TGTCTCGGCATCGGACTTTGATGAACATATTCGATAAAGCTCCTGTGGTTGACAAGGATGTATTTGTGGCCCCAAGTGCCTCTGTCATTGGCGATGTTCAAGTGGGAAGAGGGTCTTCTATTTGGTATGGATGTGTTTTGAGAG GTGATGTGAACAACATCGTTGTTGGATCTGGAACTAACATACAGGACAACTCCCTAGTCCATGTGGCTAAGTCTAATTTAAGTGGGAAGGTGTTACCAACCATTATTGGGGACAATGTTACTGTAG GTCACAGTGCTGTTATACATGGCTGTACTGTTGAGGATGAGGCCTTTGTTGGTATGGGAGCCACACTGCTTGATGgtgttgttgttgagaaacatGCCATGGTCGCTGCTGGAGCCCTGGTGAGACAGAATACAAGGATCCCCAGTGGAGAG GTATGGGGAGGTAATCCAGCAAAATTCCTGAGGAAGCTCACAGATGAGGAAAAAGCCTTCATCTCCCAGTCAGCCACCAATTATACCAACCTTGCACAAGTCCATGCAGCTGAGAATGGGAAGTCCTTTGATGAGATCGAGTTTGAGAAGGTCCTCCGCAAGAAGTTTGCTCGACGGGATGAGGAGTATGACTCAATGCTGGGTGTTGTTCGTGAAATTCCCCCAGAACTTATTCTTCCAGATAATGTATTACCAGATAAAGCACCAAAGGACCAAAAATGA
- the LOC117615792 gene encoding uncharacterized sugar kinase slr0537 isoform X1 → MGAEALPVTANSNNNCSGGEAPLVLGLQASALVDHVARVDWSLLDQLPGERGGSIPVAIEELEHILGEVKTHIISSPDDSLPMKTIAGGSVANTIRGLSSGFGISCGIIGACGDDEQGQLFVSNMSSHAVSLSRLRMKKGPTAQCVCLVDALGNRTMRPCLSSAVKLHPQNYVIQADDLTRADFKGCKWLLLRDGIINLEVIQAAIRIAKQEGLFVSMDLASFEMVRNFRSPLLQLLESGGIDLCFANEDEATELLRCTEGEQKADPEAALEFLAKHCRWAVVTLGPNGCIAKHGKEIVRVPAIGKANAVDATGAGDLFASGFLYGLVKGLSLEECCKVGSCSGGSVIRSLGGEVTPENWQWMYKQMQTKGLTLPDIPK, encoded by the exons ATGGGAGCAGAAGCCTTGCCCGTCACCGCCAACTCCAACAACAACTGCAGCGGAGGCGAGGCTCCTCTGGTATTGGGACTACAGGCATCCGCCCTCGTCGACCATGTGGCCCGCGTCGATTGGTCCTTGCTCGATCAACTCCCAGGCGAGCGCGGTGGCTCCATTCCT gttgcAATTGAAGAGCTTGAGCACATACTGGGTGAGGTGAAGACCCATATTATCTCATCCCCTGATGATTCCTTGCCCATGAAAACAATAGCCGGGGGCAGTGTAGCCAATACTATCAGAGGGCTGAGTTCTGGGTTCGGAATCTCCTGTGGAATAATTGGTGCCTGTGGGGATGATGAGCAAGGCCAGTTATTTGTCAGTAACATGAGCTCTCATGCTGTGAGCCTCTCAAGATTGAGGATGAAAAAGGGACCCACAGCTCAG TGCGTTTGCTTGGTTGATGCCTTGGGCAATCGTACAATGCGTCCCTGTCTCTCAAGTGCTGTGAAACTTCACCCTCAG AATTATGTTATTCAGGCAGATGACTTGACAAGAGCGGATTTTAAGGGCTGTAAG TGGCTGTTGTTGAGGGATGGTATTATCAATTTGGAAGTGATTCAAGCTGCTATACGGATTGCCAAACAAGAGGGGCTTTTTGTGTCCATGGACTTGGCTAGCTTTGAG ATGGTTCGCAACTTTAGATCACCTCTTCTGCAGTTGCTGGAGTCAGGGGGCATAGACCTCTGCTTTGCTAATGAGGATGAAGCAACAGAGTTGCTAAG ATGCACTGAGGGTGAACAAAAAGCTGATCCTGAGGCTGCACTTGAATTTCTGGCAAAACATTGCCGATGGGCAGTGGTGACGTTAGGCCCCAATGGATGCATTGCAAAGCACGGAAAAGAG ATTGTGAGAGTTCCAGCCATAGGGAAAGCCAATGCAGTGGATGCCACAGGAGCAGGAGACCTGTTTGCAAGTGGATTTTTGTATGGATTGGTGAAGGGACTATCTCTGGAGGAATGCTGCAAAGTGGGATCATGCAGTGGCGGATCTGTTATTCGCTCTCTCGGGGGCGAGGTCACCCCTGAGAATTGGCAATGGATGTACAAGCAGATGCAGACCAAGGGCCTCACTCTTCCTGATATCCCCaaatga
- the LOC117614474 gene encoding proteasome subunit alpha type-1-B produces the protein MFRNQYDTDVTTWSPAGRLFQVEYAMEAVKQGSAAIGLRSKTHVVLACVNKANSELSSHQKKIFKVDDHIGVAIAGLTADGRVLSRYMRSECINYNYTYESPLPVGRLVVQLADKAQVCCVLKP, from the coding sequence ATGTTCAGAAACCAGTACGACACAGATGTGACGACATGGAGCCCAGCCGGGCGGCTTTTCCAGGTGGAGTACGCGATGGAGGCCGTGAAGCAAGGCTCGGCGGCCATTGGGCTCCGATCCAAGACCCACGTGGTGCTTGCCTGCGTTAACAAGGCCAACTCCGAGCTTTCTTCTCATCAGAAGAAGATTTTCAAGGTCGACGACCACATCGGCGTCGCCATTGCCGGCCTTACCGCCGACGGTCGTGTCCTCTCTCGATATATGCGATCGGAGTGCATCAACTACAACTACACTTATGAATCTCCGCTCCCCGTCGGACGACTGGTCGTTCAGCTTGCCGATAAGGCTCAGGTGTGTTGCGTACTCAAGCCCTAA
- the LOC117618007 gene encoding putative pectinesterase 11 yields the protein MEGLEHLNTALFLKADQSGNGDYTKIQDAIDAVPSNNAARVSILVRPGVYQEKIYVPVDKPFITMSGTNTEHTIITWNQAGWINQTSVFTVWASDFIGRQLTIQNTYGTGDKTVALRVSGDRAAFYGCRILSHQDALFDEIGKHYYKDCYIQGDTDFIFGSADSLYENCHLHTLSGQNGAITAQRRTSPLEESGFTFLWCNITGVKTALLGRPWGPYARVVFAYTQMSNVILPQGWDSWRLSPYNLSNVFYGEYNCFGPGAVTTQRVNWAHKLTTREFAPFMAQASALRRTILGRDGGRGQHVAPTMVRPGSGGGGGGEQHGASTPIGREGNKAKENERNRQGAPPRALTATPTPIGGEAAPPRALTAPPLAIGGEGTPPLVLTATPPLIGGEGTPPPSLTATPPPIGGEGNKEKENGRNSSEQAPASAAWLIIEGSNNDVERSSGSPRVGAAPLGLLGSFLFIFL from the exons ATGGAAGGATTGGAA CATTTGAACACTGCACTTTTCCTAAAAGCTG ATCAGTCCGGCAATGGTGACTACACTAAAATACAAGACGCCATTGACGCCGTGCCTTCTAACAACGCTGCGCGTGTGTCTATTTTGGTTCGACCTGGTGTCTACcaagaaaaaatttatgtgCCTGTAGACAAACCCTTTATAACAATGAGTGGCACAAACACAGAGCATACCATAATAACATGGAACCAAGCAGGATGGATAAATCAAACCTCAGTCTTCACTGTGTGGGCTTCTGATTTCATAGGGCGCCAACTCACAATTCAG AATACATATGGAACCGGTGACAAAACAGTGGCACTAAGAGTATCAGGAGACAGAGCAGCATTCTATGGGTGCAGAATTTTGTCTCATCAAGATGCCTTATTCGACGAGATTGGCAAGCACTACTACAAAGACTGCTACATTCAAGGAGACACTGATTTTATATTTGGAAGCGCTGATTCTTTATATGAG AATTGTCACTTGCATACACTTTCGGGTCAAAACGGCGCTATAACGGCCCAACGGAGGACTTCTCCTTTAGAGGAATCTGGGTTCACCTTTTTGTGGTGCAACATAACCGGCGTCAAAACGGCACTCCTGGGAAGGCCATGGGGGCCATATGCCAGAGTCGTATTTGCCTACACTCAAATGTCAAATGTAATTCTGCCACAAGGTTGGGACAGTTGGCGGCTATCACCCTACAACTTAAG TAACGTTTTCTATGGGGAATACAACTGTTTTGGACCGGGAGCCGTGACAACACAAAGAGTTAATTGGGCACACAAGCTTACCACCAGAGAATTTGCACCCTTCATGGCTCAGGCTAGTGCCCTTCGGCGTACGATTCTTGGTCGTGACGGAGGAAGAGGGCAACATGTAGCTCCCACTATGGTTCGTCCCGGCAgcggaggaggaggtggaggagagCAACATGGAGCTTCCACTCCCATTGGAAGAGAAGGAAACAAAGCGAAGGAGAATGAGAGAAATAGACAAGGCGCTCCACCTCGAGCTCTCACTGCCACGCCTACTCCCATTGGAGGAGAAGCCGCTCCACCTCGAGCTCTCACTGCCCCGCCCCTTGCCATTGGAGGAGAAGGCACTCCACCTCTAGTTCTTACGGCCACGCCCCCTCTCATTGGAGGAGAAGGCACTCCACCTCCATCTCTCACTGCCACGCCCCCTCCCATTGGAGGAGAGGGAAACAAAGAGAAGGAGAATGGGAGAAATAGCTCAGAGCAGGCTCCCGCTTCCGCTGCATGGCTCATCATTGAGGGGTCGAATAATGATGTGGAACGGAGTAGTGGTTCTCCTCGAGTGGGTGCAGCCCCTCTAGGTCTTCTGGGGTCTTttctctttatatttttataa
- the LOC117622339 gene encoding protein RER1B-like has protein sequence MEGGGADAGSAVAPFAKWRDEFSRTFQYYLDRSTHNPVYRWLGTLAVAAIYVLRVYYVQGFYIVSYGLGIYILNLLIGFLSPKVDPELEALDGASLPTRGSDEFKPFIRRLPEFKFWYSITKAFCVAFLMTFFSIFDVPVFWPILLCYWIVLFVLTMKRQILHMIKYKYIPFSIGKQRYTGKKPATSSGGSD, from the exons ATGGAAGGAGGGGGGGCTGATGCTGGCTCTGCTGTGGCGCCGTTTGCCAAGTGGAGAGACGAGTTTTCAAGGACATTTCAGTACTATTTGGACCGTTCGACCCATAACCCGGTCTATAGGTGGCTGGGGACTCTTGCTGTAGCAGCCATTTATGTGCTCCGAGTTTACTATGTTCAAGGGTTTTACATTGTGTCGTATGGCCTGGGAATCTATATCTTGAATCTATTGATTGGGTTTCTCTCACCAAAGGTTGATCCAGAGCTTGAAGCCTTGGATGGGGCTTCACTGCCAACAAGAGGTTCAGATGAGTTTAAGCCATTCATCCGCCGGCTACCCGAGTTCAAGTTCTG GTATTCCATTACAAAGGCTTTCTGTGTGGCATTTCTGATGACCTTCTTTTCCATATTTGATGTCCCTGTTTTCTGGCCCATTCTCCTCTGTTATTGGattgttctttttgttcttacaATGAAGCGCCAAATTCTGCACATGATTAAGTACAAATATATACCATTCAGCATTGGGAAGCAG AGGTATACAGGGAAGAAGCCTGCTACAAGTAGCGGTGGTTCAGACTGA